A genomic region of Pontibaca methylaminivorans contains the following coding sequences:
- the lptG gene encoding LPS export ABC transporter permease LptG, with the protein MILDLYYARRFLGSFLLVAAVFLSLILLVDLIEQLRRFSDSDTGLARIFALTLLSAPGAIDKILPLLMILATIALFVAMARSSELVVTRAAGRSGLRTLVAPLGVAALIGVLAVTMLNPIVATTANRYQRLSDIYRSGDASALSLGSEGLWLRQGGAEGQAVIHAEDYLHERGGITLRQVTILGYGPSGEPNRRILAESARLGDGKWILENAKVWPLASDLNPEHRARTHSEMTLATTLTQARIEESLGRASGISIYDLPATIRELREAGFATRSQEVWFQSELARPLFLIAMVLVGAAFTMRHTRLGGTGVAVIAAVLLGFGLYFIRDFAQVLGENGQLPVILATWAPPVAAILLALGLLLQTEDG; encoded by the coding sequence ATGATCCTCGACCTCTATTACGCGCGGCGCTTCCTGGGCAGCTTCCTGCTGGTCGCGGCCGTGTTCCTGAGCCTCATCCTGCTGGTCGATCTGATCGAGCAACTGCGCCGCTTCAGCGACTCGGACACGGGGCTTGCCCGGATCTTCGCGCTGACCCTCCTGAGCGCCCCGGGCGCCATCGACAAGATCCTGCCCCTGCTGATGATCCTGGCCACCATCGCGCTTTTCGTGGCCATGGCCCGCAGCAGCGAACTGGTGGTCACGCGCGCGGCCGGCCGGTCGGGGCTGCGCACGCTGGTCGCGCCGCTGGGCGTCGCGGCGCTGATCGGCGTGCTGGCGGTAACGATGCTCAACCCGATCGTGGCAACGACAGCGAACCGCTATCAGCGCCTCTCCGACATCTATCGCAGCGGCGATGCCTCGGCGCTCTCGCTGGGGAGCGAGGGGCTCTGGCTGCGGCAGGGCGGCGCCGAGGGACAGGCCGTGATCCATGCCGAGGACTACCTGCACGAACGGGGCGGCATCACCCTGCGGCAGGTGACGATCCTCGGCTATGGCCCATCGGGGGAGCCGAACCGGCGCATCCTTGCCGAAAGCGCGCGGCTGGGCGATGGCAAGTGGATCCTGGAAAACGCCAAGGTCTGGCCGCTCGCCAGTGATCTGAACCCCGAACACCGGGCGCGGACCCACTCCGAGATGACCCTTGCCACCACGCTGACACAGGCGCGGATCGAGGAAAGCCTCGGGCGGGCATCGGGGATTTCGATCTATGACCTGCCCGCCACCATCCGCGAACTGCGCGAGGCCGGATTCGCGACCCGCAGTCAGGAGGTCTGGTTCCAGTCCGAACTCGCGCGCCCGCTGTTCCTGATCGCCATGGTGCTGGTCGGCGCCGCCTTCACCATGCGCCACACCCGCCTTGGCGGCACCGGGGTTGCGGTGATCGCGGCGGTGCTGCTTGGCTTCGGGCTTTATTTCATCCGCGATTTCGCGCAGGTGCTCGGCGAGAACGGTCAGCTTCCGGTGATTCTTGCCACATGGGCG
- the lptF gene encoding LPS export ABC transporter permease LptF, with protein sequence MSRYDRYVLSRLLLFFGFFALILVAVFWINRAVVLFDRLIGDGQSLLVFLEFSALALPNLIRMILPMAVFAAAVYVTNRMQGDSEITVMQATGTSPWRLARPPLVFGLLAALMMSVLTHLLLPASISQLSAREAEVAQSISARLLSEGTFLHPVAGVTFYIGRIDPDSTLNDIFLSDRRDSDQSVTYTAERAYLLRDGERANLVMVNGMAQLQDNHEHTLSTTRFSDFSYDISALLPSREPGARSLREVPTIELLTRGSDIARDEGFNPGKLAEELHLRFARALICVAVALIGFSTLMLGGFSRFGVWRQALLAFVLVILLEVLRGLVSGPVLADARLWPLVYLPTFAGLAVAALFLQIAARPPALRLRRQTRVRETAA encoded by the coding sequence TTGTCGCGCTACGACAGATATGTTCTCTCGCGCCTGCTTCTGTTCTTCGGCTTCTTCGCATTGATCCTTGTCGCGGTGTTCTGGATCAACCGGGCGGTGGTGCTGTTCGACCGGCTGATCGGCGACGGGCAGTCGCTGCTGGTGTTCCTTGAATTTTCGGCGCTGGCCCTGCCCAACCTGATCCGCATGATCCTGCCCATGGCGGTCTTTGCGGCCGCCGTCTATGTCACGAACCGCATGCAGGGCGACAGCGAGATCACGGTGATGCAGGCCACCGGCACCAGCCCCTGGCGGCTTGCCCGCCCGCCGCTCGTATTCGGGCTGCTGGCGGCGCTGATGATGAGCGTGCTCACCCACCTGCTGCTGCCGGCCTCGATCAGCCAGCTTTCCGCGCGCGAGGCCGAAGTGGCGCAGAGCATCTCGGCGCGGCTGCTGAGCGAAGGCACTTTCCTGCACCCGGTCGCGGGCGTGACCTTCTATATCGGCCGCATCGACCCCGACAGCACGCTGAACGATATCTTTCTATCGGACCGACGCGATTCCGACCAGAGCGTCACCTATACCGCCGAGCGCGCCTATCTGCTGCGCGACGGCGAGCGGGCGAACCTGGTCATGGTGAACGGGATGGCGCAGCTTCAGGACAATCACGAGCACACGCTTTCGACCACGCGGTTCTCTGATTTCTCATACGACATCAGCGCGTTGCTTCCGAGTCGCGAGCCCGGCGCACGCAGCCTGCGCGAAGTGCCGACGATCGAGCTGCTGACGCGGGGCAGCGACATCGCCCGCGACGAGGGGTTCAATCCCGGCAAGCTCGCCGAGGAACTGCACCTGCGCTTTGCCCGGGCGCTGATCTGTGTCGCCGTGGCGCTGATCGGTTTCTCGACGCTCATGCTCGGCGGCTTCTCGCGCTTCGGCGTCTGGCGGCAGGCGCTGCTGGCCTTTGTGCTGGTGATCCTGCTCGAAGTGCTGCGCGGGCTGGTCTCGGGCCCGGTGCTGGCCGATGCCCGGCTCTGGCCGCTGGTCTATCTGCCCACGTTTGCGGGGCTTGCCGTGGCCGCGCTGTTCCTGCAGATCGCGGCCCGCCCGCCGGCCCTGCGGCTGCGCCGGCAGACGCGCGTGCGAGAGACCGCGGCATGA
- a CDS encoding leucyl aminopeptidase, translated as MSSLTPIRFTPVDLDAMASAEGRVAVVIPPEGKMDHGARRANRLTRGALARLIESREFARAKSGQVITLAWPGGMAAEALDVVVLDSRFDATAARKAGAKLAALAGGKPMLVMFGSRRRGAELALGIALRAYRFDAHKTAKEGEDAPFDPAPVTIQISDPEAAETALAPLLAVAEGVHMTRDLVNEPANVLTTSEFAERLRAMEDLGLKVEVLEEDRLAELGMRNLLAVGQGSDSPSKVVVMEWQGGEQGRAPLALVGKGVVFDTGGISLKPGAGMEDMTMDMGGAGTVAGTMRALARRKAKANVVGLVGIVENMPSGNAVRPGDVVRSMKGDTVEIINTDAEGRLVLSDVLWYAQERFNPEGIIDLATLTGAIIIGLGHENAGVFSNDDALCDAFLAAAKTEGEGAWRMPLGKAYDDMLKSRVADMKNVGGRAAGSITAAQFLQRFVKEGTPWIHLDIAGVAMIKEGTAYAPKGATGWGVAALNRLVADRFENGD; from the coding sequence ATGAGCAGCCTGACCCCGATCCGTTTCACTCCGGTCGATCTCGATGCGATGGCCTCGGCCGAAGGGCGCGTCGCGGTGGTGATCCCGCCGGAGGGCAAGATGGACCATGGCGCGCGGCGGGCCAACCGTCTGACCCGGGGCGCCCTTGCGCGGCTGATCGAAAGCCGGGAGTTCGCCCGTGCGAAGTCCGGGCAGGTGATCACGCTGGCCTGGCCGGGCGGGATGGCGGCCGAGGCGCTCGACGTGGTGGTGCTCGACAGCCGTTTCGATGCGACCGCGGCGCGCAAGGCGGGGGCGAAGCTCGCGGCGCTGGCCGGCGGCAAGCCGATGCTCGTCATGTTCGGCAGCCGGCGCCGCGGCGCCGAGCTTGCGCTGGGCATTGCCCTGCGCGCCTATCGCTTCGATGCGCACAAGACCGCGAAGGAAGGCGAGGACGCACCGTTCGACCCCGCGCCCGTGACCATCCAGATTTCGGACCCGGAGGCCGCCGAGACGGCGCTCGCCCCGCTCCTGGCGGTGGCCGAGGGGGTGCATATGACGCGCGATCTGGTGAACGAGCCCGCGAATGTGCTGACCACGAGTGAATTCGCCGAGCGGCTGCGGGCGATGGAGGATCTCGGCCTCAAGGTCGAGGTGCTGGAGGAGGACCGCCTTGCCGAACTCGGCATGCGCAACCTTCTGGCGGTCGGGCAGGGGTCGGACAGCCCCTCGAAGGTCGTGGTGATGGAGTGGCAGGGCGGCGAGCAGGGACGCGCGCCGCTGGCGCTGGTCGGCAAGGGGGTGGTGTTCGACACCGGGGGCATATCGCTCAAGCCCGGCGCCGGCATGGAAGACATGACGATGGACATGGGCGGTGCAGGCACGGTCGCCGGCACCATGCGGGCGCTGGCGCGGCGCAAGGCCAAAGCCAATGTGGTCGGGCTGGTCGGCATCGTCGAGAACATGCCCTCGGGCAATGCCGTGCGCCCGGGCGATGTGGTGCGCTCCATGAAGGGCGACACGGTCGAGATCATCAACACCGACGCCGAAGGGCGGCTCGTGCTGTCGGATGTGCTCTGGTATGCGCAGGAGCGGTTCAATCCAGAAGGCATCATTGATCTGGCGACGCTGACGGGGGCGATCATCATCGGTCTTGGCCATGAAAACGCCGGCGTCTTCAGCAATGACGACGCGCTCTGCGATGCCTTTCTCGCGGCGGCGAAGACCGAGGGCGAGGGCGCCTGGCGGATGCCGCTCGGCAAGGCCTATGACGACATGCTGAAATCGCGCGTCGCCGACATGAAGAACGTGGGCGGGCGCGCGGCCGGCTCGATCACCGCGGCGCAGTTCCTGCAGCGCTTCGTCAAGGAGGGCACGCCCTGGATTCACCTCGACATCGCCGGTGTGGCGATGATCAAGGAGGGCACGGCTTATGCCCCCAAGGGCGCGACCGGATGGGGTGTCGCGGCGCTGAACCGGCTGGTGGCGGATCGTTTTGAAAACGGCGACTAG
- a CDS encoding DNA polymerase III subunit chi has translation MGEVFFYHLTRRPLESMLPALLDRARGADWRIELRGTDGGRMRWLDDLLWTARKDSFLPHGLAGGADDAQQPVLLTVAGQAAANAPHCLICVDGAPLAAEEAGAVARACVIFDGGDGAAVSHARAQWKDLVGAGCAAQYWSEDSGTWEMKAESG, from the coding sequence ATGGGCGAGGTCTTTTTCTACCACCTGACGCGGCGCCCGCTGGAATCCATGCTGCCGGCGCTCCTGGATCGTGCGCGCGGGGCCGACTGGCGGATCGAATTGCGCGGCACCGATGGGGGGCGGATGCGCTGGCTTGACGATCTGCTCTGGACCGCGCGCAAGGATTCCTTCCTGCCGCACGGGCTCGCCGGTGGTGCTGATGATGCGCAACAGCCCGTGCTGCTGACCGTGGCGGGGCAGGCGGCGGCGAATGCGCCGCACTGCCTGATCTGCGTCGATGGCGCGCCCCTTGCCGCGGAAGAGGCCGGCGCGGTCGCGCGCGCCTGCGTGATCTTTGACGGGGGTGACGGCGCGGCCGTGAGCCACGCCCGCGCGCAATGGAAGGACCTGGTCGGCGCGGGATGTGCGGCGCAATACTGGTCCGAGGACTCCGGCACCTGGGAGATGAAGGCCGAAAGCGGCTGA
- a CDS encoding phosphatase PAP2 family protein gives MEPRNHSDDHPAAIRPKPGGRRVPAPLREFGALLSGLAAPRGKGAPAAWTLWMTLAVILLPLVLVVLHRWDAPIVRGAMTSDLWLMEVARLVTSAVKAVYWLALSVVVWVLTCFVLRGADGAPWRRRIARLHDFATFLILSILVAGIPVEIGKRTAGRARPALMDEYGSLHLEPFHGGHAFESFPSGHSMMTGILLVALWIFLPRWRGLVLPAALLMLLGRLAAGMHYPTDVVAGFAIGIVAAAWIARFMAGRGVIFRPVSGRGLPSLAARPPRGAGGA, from the coding sequence ATGGAGCCACGCAACCATAGCGACGACCACCCGGCCGCGATCCGCCCAAAGCCGGGCGGGCGCCGCGTTCCCGCCCCATTGCGCGAATTCGGCGCGCTGCTGTCCGGGCTGGCCGCCCCCCGGGGCAAGGGGGCGCCCGCGGCCTGGACGCTGTGGATGACCCTCGCGGTCATCCTGCTGCCGCTTGTGCTCGTGGTGCTGCATCGCTGGGATGCACCGATCGTGCGGGGTGCCATGACCAGCGATCTCTGGCTGATGGAGGTGGCGCGCCTCGTCACCAGCGCGGTGAAGGCGGTCTACTGGCTGGCGCTCTCGGTCGTCGTCTGGGTGCTGACCTGCTTCGTCCTGCGCGGCGCGGATGGCGCCCCGTGGCGCCGCCGGATCGCGCGCCTGCACGACTTCGCGACCTTCCTGATCCTGTCGATCCTCGTGGCCGGGATCCCGGTCGAGATCGGCAAGCGCACCGCCGGGCGTGCACGCCCCGCCCTGATGGATGAATACGGCTCGCTTCATCTTGAACCGTTCCACGGCGGCCATGCGTTCGAAAGTTTCCCCTCGGGGCATTCCATGATGACCGGGATCCTGCTCGTGGCGCTCTGGATCTTTTTGCCGCGCTGGCGGGGGCTGGTGCTGCCGGCGGCCCTGCTGATGCTGCTCGGCCGGCTTGCGGCGGGGATGCATTATCCGACCGATGTGGTCGCGGGCTTTGCCATCGGAATCGTTGCCGCCGCATGGATTGCACGGTTCATGGCGGGGCGTGGCGTCATTTTTCGGCCGGTGTCCGGGCGGGGGCTGCCGTCGCTTGCTGCGCGCCCGCCGCGAGGGGCGGGCGGGGCCTGA
- a CDS encoding retropepsin-like aspartic protease family protein, whose protein sequence is MDQWQIGNAAYLVLLGAVLVFWFFVQNRQSLGRVAQQAIAWGLIFLGVIAAVGLWGDIRRTVRPSLGTVTGEGAITVPRAPDGHYYLTLAINDRPVEFLVDTGASEMVLSQRDAARVGIDTDDLAYTGQAMTANGVVRTAPVRLDSVSAGPISDRDLRAWVSAGEMPGSLLGMGYLQRWSSVHFQDGTLVLTR, encoded by the coding sequence ATGGATCAATGGCAGATCGGTAACGCCGCCTATCTGGTGCTGCTCGGCGCGGTGCTGGTGTTCTGGTTCTTCGTCCAGAACCGGCAGAGCCTTGGCCGCGTGGCACAGCAGGCCATCGCCTGGGGGCTGATCTTTCTCGGCGTGATCGCGGCGGTCGGGCTCTGGGGCGATATCCGCCGCACCGTGCGCCCGAGCCTCGGCACCGTCACCGGCGAAGGGGCGATCACCGTGCCGCGCGCCCCGGACGGGCATTACTATCTGACGCTCGCGATCAACGACCGCCCGGTCGAATTCCTGGTCGATACCGGAGCATCGGAAATGGTGCTGTCGCAGCGCGACGCGGCGCGGGTCGGCATCGACACCGACGATCTGGCCTATACCGGGCAGGCGATGACCGCGAACGGGGTCGTGCGTACGGCACCGGTGCGGCTCGACAGCGTGAGCGCCGGGCCGATCAGCGACCGCGACCTGCGCGCCTGGGTCAGTGCCGGGGAAATGCCGGGCTCGCTGCTCGGCATGGGCTATCTCCAGCGCTGGTCGAGCGTGCACTTCCAGGACGGAACGCTCGTGCTGACGCGCTGA
- a CDS encoding MarC family protein, which produces MDSAYLITAFVTLFVVIDPIGLAPMFLALTQGDSAARRRTIALRACLTSIVVLTIFAAFGETVLGFVGISMAAFQIAGGLLLFVTAFDMLFERRSKRRKGQADEDDGDDPSVFPLAIPLIAGPGAITSMILLTGQQPGLHGLVLVLGVMVAVIALALLLFLASGTLERALGRTGINVATRLFGMLLAALSVQFVLDGLHAFGLFGA; this is translated from the coding sequence GTGGACAGCGCCTATCTCATAACCGCTTTCGTCACCCTCTTCGTGGTGATCGACCCGATCGGGCTCGCGCCGATGTTCCTTGCGCTGACACAGGGCGACAGTGCCGCGCGCCGCCGCACCATCGCGCTGCGCGCCTGCCTGACCAGCATCGTCGTGCTGACCATCTTCGCGGCCTTCGGGGAAACGGTGCTCGGATTCGTCGGCATCTCCATGGCCGCGTTCCAGATCGCCGGGGGGCTTTTGCTGTTCGTCACCGCCTTCGACATGCTGTTCGAGCGGCGCAGCAAGCGGCGCAAGGGGCAGGCCGACGAGGACGACGGCGACGATCCGTCCGTGTTTCCGCTCGCGATCCCGCTCATCGCCGGGCCGGGGGCCATCACCTCGATGATCCTGCTCACCGGACAGCAGCCCGGGCTGCACGGGCTTGTGCTGGTGCTTGGCGTCATGGTGGCGGTGATCGCGCTCGCGCTTTTGCTGTTCCTGGCCAGCGGGACGCTCGAACGCGCTCTGGGGCGGACCGGGATCAACGTGGCGACCCGGCTGTTCGGAATGCTGCTTGCGGCGCTTTCGGTGCAGTTCGTGCTGGACGGGCTGCATGCCTTCGGCCTGTTCGGCGCCTAG
- a CDS encoding ABC-F family ATP-binding cassette domain-containing protein: MLRIDDISFSIAGRPLLGGASAVIPDGHRVGLVGRNGSGKTTLFRLIRGELALEGGTISLPSRARVGGVAQEAPGDDTPLIDTVLAADTERAALLAEAETATDAARISEVQTRLADIDAWSAEARAAAILRGLGFANEQQQMPSRAFSGGWRMRLALACVLFARPDLLLLDEPTNYLDLEGALWLENYLIHYPHTVIIISHDRDLLNRTVTGILHLDQGKLGYYSGNYDQFARQRAERRALQAAAAKKQEARRAHLQGFVDRFRAKASKARQAQSRIRMLERMETIRSPEDEARTVFTFPAPEELAPPILATGNASAGYGDRVVLTGLDLRIDQDDRIALLGRNGQGKSTLAKLLAGRLETMEGRVTRAAKLRVGFFAQHQVDELRLDETPLQHLARARPDTAPSRLRAQLAGFGLGADQADVTVGRLSGGQKARLSLLLATLDAPHLLILDEPTNHLDIESREALIEALTAYPGAVVLISHDMHLLGLVADRLWLVSGGRVAPYEGDLESYRAMLLAPEKTAASGKATAGKASAAPGAARSARPTRERILALRSEVRKGEARVEKLTEMSDRLVQKLADPALYEAGREGEADVWQRKYAEVREGLERAEAIWLAALEKLESAEQ, encoded by the coding sequence ATGCTGCGCATCGACGACATTTCCTTTTCCATCGCCGGCCGCCCCCTTCTCGGGGGTGCAAGCGCGGTGATTCCGGACGGGCACCGGGTCGGGCTGGTCGGACGCAACGGCAGCGGCAAGACCACGCTCTTTCGCCTGATCCGGGGCGAGCTTGCCCTCGAGGGCGGCACGATCTCCCTGCCGTCGCGGGCGCGCGTCGGCGGCGTGGCGCAGGAGGCGCCGGGTGATGACACGCCGCTCATCGACACGGTGCTGGCCGCCGATACCGAGCGCGCCGCGCTGCTGGCCGAGGCCGAGACGGCCACCGATGCCGCCCGCATCAGTGAGGTGCAGACGCGCCTTGCCGATATCGACGCCTGGTCGGCCGAGGCGCGCGCCGCCGCGATCCTGCGCGGGCTGGGCTTTGCCAACGAGCAGCAGCAGATGCCGAGCCGGGCCTTCTCGGGCGGGTGGCGGATGCGCCTTGCGCTCGCCTGCGTGCTCTTTGCCCGCCCTGACCTTTTGCTGCTCGACGAGCCGACCAACTACCTCGATCTCGAAGGCGCGCTCTGGCTGGAAAACTACCTGATCCACTATCCGCACACGGTCATCATCATCAGCCACGACCGCGACCTGCTGAACCGCACCGTGACCGGGATCCTGCATCTGGATCAGGGAAAGCTCGGCTATTACAGCGGCAATTACGACCAGTTCGCCCGTCAGCGCGCCGAACGGCGGGCCCTGCAGGCCGCCGCGGCAAAGAAACAGGAGGCGCGGCGCGCCCATCTCCAGGGGTTCGTCGATCGTTTCCGCGCCAAGGCCAGCAAGGCGCGTCAGGCCCAGAGCCGCATCAGGATGCTCGAGCGGATGGAGACGATCCGCTCGCCCGAGGACGAGGCGCGCACGGTGTTCACCTTCCCCGCCCCCGAGGAACTCGCCCCGCCGATCCTTGCGACCGGGAACGCCAGCGCGGGCTATGGCGACCGCGTGGTGCTGACCGGGCTCGACCTGCGCATCGACCAGGACGACCGGATCGCGCTTCTGGGGCGCAACGGTCAGGGCAAATCGACGCTGGCGAAGCTGCTCGCCGGGCGGCTTGAAACCATGGAAGGGCGCGTGACGCGGGCCGCGAAGCTGCGCGTCGGCTTCTTCGCCCAGCACCAGGTCGATGAACTCCGGCTCGACGAAACCCCGCTCCAGCATCTGGCCCGCGCACGCCCCGATACGGCGCCGTCCCGGCTGCGGGCGCAGCTTGCCGGTTTCGGCCTCGGCGCGGATCAGGCGGATGTCACCGTCGGGCGGCTGTCGGGCGGGCAGAAGGCGCGGCTTTCGCTGCTGCTCGCGACATTGGACGCGCCGCATCTGCTTATTCTCGACGAGCCGACCAACCACCTCGACATCGAATCGCGCGAGGCGCTGATCGAGGCGCTCACCGCCTATCCGGGCGCGGTGGTGCTGATTTCCCACGACATGCATCTGCTCGGCCTGGTCGCCGACCGGCTCTGGCTGGTCTCGGGCGGCCGCGTCGCGCCCTATGAGGGCGATCTGGAAAGCTACCGCGCGATGCTGCTGGCACCGGAAAAAACCGCCGCATCCGGCAAGGCCACGGCAGGCAAGGCATCCGCCGCGCCCGGAGCCGCCCGGTCCGCCCGCCCGACCCGCGAGCGGATCCTCGCGCTGCGCTCGGAGGTCAGGAAGGGCGAGGCACGGGTCGAGAAGCTGACCGAAATGAGCGATCGCCTCGTGCAGAAACTGGCCGATCCCGCACTTTACGAAGCCGGCCGCGAGGGCGAGGCGGACGTCTGGCAGCGCAAGTATGCCGAGGTGCGCGAGGGGCTGGAGCGGGCCGAGGCGATCTGGCTCGCGGCGCTCGAAAAGCTCGAATCGGCCGAGCAGTAG
- the ndk gene encoding nucleoside-diphosphate kinase has product MALERTFSIIKPDATRRNLTGRINAKFEEAGLRIVAQKRIHMTRAQAGEFYGVHRERPFYDELCEFMSSAPVVVQVLEGENAIARNREIMGATNPSDAAPGTIRAEFAESVGENSVHGSDAPETAAVEIAYFFSGLEIVG; this is encoded by the coding sequence ATGGCCCTCGAGCGCACGTTTTCGATCATCAAGCCCGACGCGACCCGCCGCAACCTCACGGGGCGGATCAACGCCAAGTTCGAGGAAGCCGGGCTGCGCATCGTCGCGCAGAAGCGCATCCATATGACCAGGGCGCAGGCCGGCGAGTTCTACGGCGTGCACCGCGAGCGCCCCTTCTATGACGAGCTTTGCGAATTCATGTCCTCGGCCCCGGTGGTGGTGCAGGTGCTCGAGGGCGAAAACGCCATTGCCCGCAACCGCGAGATCATGGGCGCAACCAACCCCTCCGACGCGGCACCCGGAACCATCCGCGCCGAATTCGCCGAGAGCGTGGGCGAGAATTCGGTCCATGGATCGGATGCGCCGGAAACCGCCGCGGTCGAGATCGCCTATTTCTTTTCGGGTCTCGAGATCGTCGGCTGA
- a CDS encoding BadF/BadG/BcrA/BcrD ATPase family protein: MDPARPAYLIGVDGGGSGCRVAIADATGCVLAEAAGGPGNVSADPDQAAANIRAALDEAAAGAGIGADALRHAHAHLGLAGVMSEAEGEAMAARFDFARLRVTDDRPTVLAGALGGADGVVLAIGTGSFIARSRDGAARFVGGWGFVCGDQASGAWLGRGAVEAALLAVDGLREHGQVTRAVLGSVGGDPAMLAHRSLVAPPGWFAEFAPLVVREAAQGDQAGREMMERGADYICRALERLGRGSGEAVCAFGGVSPHYAPYLPEDIRDCVVRPLGRAVDGALRLAARLADG; this comes from the coding sequence ATGGACCCGGCCCGGCCCGCATATCTGATCGGGGTGGATGGCGGCGGCAGCGGCTGCCGGGTTGCCATCGCCGATGCCACGGGCTGCGTGCTGGCCGAGGCGGCCGGCGGGCCGGGGAACGTGTCCGCCGACCCCGATCAGGCTGCGGCCAACATTCGCGCAGCACTTGACGAGGCCGCCGCCGGGGCGGGGATCGGCGCGGACGCGCTGCGCCACGCCCATGCGCATCTCGGCCTTGCGGGGGTGATGTCGGAGGCGGAGGGCGAGGCGATGGCGGCCCGGTTCGATTTCGCCCGCCTGCGCGTCACCGACGACCGCCCGACCGTGCTGGCCGGGGCGCTCGGTGGCGCGGACGGGGTGGTGCTGGCGATCGGCACCGGAAGTTTCATCGCCCGCAGCCGCGACGGTGCGGCGCGTTTCGTCGGCGGCTGGGGATTCGTCTGCGGCGATCAGGCCTCCGGCGCCTGGCTCGGGCGGGGAGCGGTGGAGGCGGCGCTGCTGGCCGTGGACGGGTTGCGCGAACATGGACAGGTGACGCGCGCGGTGCTCGGGAGCGTGGGCGGCGATCCGGCCATGCTGGCGCACAGGTCGCTTGTCGCGCCGCCCGGCTGGTTCGCGGAATTTGCGCCGCTCGTCGTGCGCGAGGCGGCGCAGGGTGATCAGGCGGGGCGCGAGATGATGGAGCGGGGCGCGGATTACATCTGCCGGGCGCTTGAGCGTCTCGGGCGCGGGTCGGGAGAGGCTGTCTGTGCCTTCGGCGGGGTGTCGCCACATTACGCGCCCTACCTTCCCGAGGACATCCGCGATTGCGTCGTCCGCCCGCTCGGGCGTGCGGTGGACGGGGCGCTGCGGCTTGCGGCGCGGCTTGCGGATGGCTGA
- the nagA gene encoding N-acetylglucosamine-6-phosphate deacetylase, translated as MADVALLGADIHDGTALHRNMALWRSGADLRIVPPGHLPEGCRRRDLGGGILLPGFVDLQVNGGGGVMFNDAPSLATLRVIARAHHRLGTRAFLPTLISDTPAQVRAAVAAVEQAMAAGVPGIVGLHLEGPHLSAARKGAHAAGLIRPMEEPDLRFLCEAAARLPNLMVTLAPEAVTGAQISQLAAAGVIVSVGHSAADHGQARAAFDAGARCVTHLFNAMEPLLSRAPGLVGAALADGRISCGLIADGFHVDPVVMQVALAAKQGPGQVFLVSDAMATAASAVPGFDLNGRRVRRMGGRLVLEDGTLAGADLDMAGALRVLVGRAGESPARAIRRATGIPAALLRDDMGQGRLRAGNVIHLCADLHLRADSGDLWQG; from the coding sequence ATGGCTGATGTTGCCCTTCTGGGCGCCGATATTCATGACGGCACCGCGCTGCACCGGAACATGGCGCTCTGGCGTTCCGGCGCGGATCTGCGGATCGTGCCGCCCGGGCATCTGCCCGAGGGCTGCCGGCGGCGCGATCTGGGGGGCGGGATCCTGCTGCCCGGTTTTGTCGATCTGCAGGTGAACGGCGGCGGCGGGGTGATGTTCAATGACGCGCCGTCGCTTGCGACGCTCCGGGTGATCGCGCGCGCCCATCATAGGCTTGGCACCCGCGCCTTCCTGCCGACGCTGATCAGCGACACCCCCGCGCAGGTCCGCGCCGCGGTCGCGGCGGTGGAGCAGGCGATGGCCGCCGGGGTGCCGGGGATCGTGGGGCTGCATCTCGAGGGGCCGCATCTTTCTGCGGCGCGGAAGGGCGCCCATGCGGCCGGGCTGATCCGCCCCATGGAGGAGCCGGATCTGCGCTTTCTCTGCGAGGCGGCGGCGCGGCTTCCCAACCTGATGGTGACGCTTGCGCCCGAGGCGGTGACGGGTGCGCAGATTTCGCAGCTTGCCGCCGCGGGCGTGATCGTCTCGGTCGGGCACAGCGCCGCCGACCACGGGCAGGCGCGGGCGGCTTTCGACGCCGGAGCGCGCTGCGTGACGCATCTGTTCAATGCCATGGAGCCGCTTCTTTCGCGGGCGCCGGGCCTTGTCGGCGCGGCGCTTGCAGATGGACGGATCAGTTGCGGGCTGATCGCCGACGGGTTTCATGTGGATCCGGTGGTGATGCAGGTCGCGCTTGCCGCCAAGCAGGGGCCGGGCCAGGTCTTTCTGGTGAGCGACGCCATGGCCACCGCTGCAAGTGCCGTTCCGGGCTTTGATCTGAACGGACGCCGGGTCCGGCGCATGGGAGGGCGGCTCGTGCTGGAGGACGGCACCCTTGCCGGGGCGGACCTGGATATGGCCGGTGCGCTGCGGGTTCTTGTCGGCAGGGCCGGCGAAAGCCCGGCCCGGGCGATCCGGCGCGCGACGGGCATCCCGGCCGCGCTGCTGCGCGACGACATGGGGCAGGGCCGGCTGCGGGCGGGGAATGTCATTCACCTTTGCGCGGATCTGCACCTGCGGGCCGATAGCGGCGATCTCTGGCAGGGCTGA